The genome window AGGCCGTAATTTTAATGCCGGCATGATTGCCGGCGCCTTTTTTCTGTTCTGAGGTCGATGAAAGTGATGGCTTTATGTATGGCGGCCCCGGTTTTCTTGGACACGAAAATGAGGTAAATCTACGTGTTCAAGGAGGTCGTCAATGGAAAAGGATGTCAGTGTCTCCGGTGCGGCGGAAGGAGAGCGTAGCTCGACTGGAGCAGCACCGGAAGTCAAACGTTGGAGCGCCAACCGCAAAAAGGAGGTTGTCCTGCGGTTGATGCGCGGTGAACCAATCGATGCCTTGTCCCGTGAGTTGGGCATCGAAATCTATCGCCTGGAAGAGTGGCATCAGAAAGCACTCCAGGGAATAGAATCTGCTCTCAAGGCTCGTGAAGGTGATCCGTTGGCGGCAGAACTCGATGCAGCCTTCAAGCGCATCGGTGAGATCACCATGGAAAACGAGCTCCTCCGGGAGAAAGCGAGGCGTGCCCACCCTTTGGCCCAGAGGAGATCGAAGAAATGAGCGCTACGATCTCCCCTGCCACCGGTAAAGCCTACGGCGTTCAGCGCGTCTGCCGTGCCTGGGAAATGCCCCGCTCGTCGTTCTATAGCCGCCAAGGCAGAAAAACCCTGCCATCGGTATTGCTCAAGCGTGGCCCGAAAACACCGCTCACTGACGACGAGGTACTTGCTCTTATCCGAACCGATCTGGAGACATCCCCCTTTATCGGCGAGGGGCACCGTAAGGTCTGGGGACGCCTACGCTTCGTCAAAGGGATCAAAGTCGGCCGCAAGCGGGTGCTGCGTCTCATGCGGGAGAACAACCTGCTCTCTCCTCACCGGGTTGTTCAGGGACAGACCAAGAAGCACGACGGCAAGATCATCACGGCGGCTCCCAACGTCATGTGGGGTACCGATGGCACCAGGATCTTCACCCTGGAAGAAGGGTGGTGCTGGTTGTTTAGCGCCGTGGAGCACTGGAACGCCGAGTGCGTCGGTTGGCATGTGACCAAGAATGGCGATCGGTTTGCCGCATTGCAGCCGCTCTTCATGGGAATCAAGGCCCGTTTCGGCTCAGTCGGAGCTGCTGCTGCCCGTGGGCTGGTACTGAGGATGGATCACGGCAGCCAATACCTTTCGGAACATTTCCAGAACCAGATCAAGTTCTGGGGAATCGCCCCAAGTTTCTCGTTTGTTGCCGAACCGCAGACCAACGGGGTGACGGAACGGTTCAATCGGACTCTCAAAGAACAGGTCATCTATGGCCGCCACTACCGCACAATTGAAGAAGTAAGGACGGCAGTAGCTGACTTCATGGATCGTTACAACCGGCTGTGGCTGGTTGAAAAACTCGGTTTCAGAAGCCCACGACAAGCTTTCGAGGAGTATCAAGTCAAGAAGGCTGCGTGACTCTTATCTTGTGTCCAGGGTACCGGGCGCGCTACAGTGATGGCTTTATGCTCGGAATGGGATTGATCTGATCTGATGGAATCACATTGGGTTTAGAGCCCGGAGATCCGGCAACTGACATGCCGAAGGCACTTTGTATTGATTGCATCACTTCTTCTGTTTTCTTTTTGTCGGCTTGCGACATGGCATACAAAACAACAAAGACTGCAAACAAAAGGGTTAACAGGTCTCCGTAGGACACGAGCCAGCGTTCGTGGCTAGGCTGTTTTTCCGGTTCCCGCTTTCTTGCCATCGTTCCGCCCGCTCCCTAGAGTGACCTGTCTGACCTGTGCACCAGAACTGGAATTGTCGAGTACGCAAGCACCTTTTGCGTCTCGCTGCCGAGCAAAAATCCGCTGACGCCGCGGCGCCCGTGTGACGCCATGAAAATCAGATCACATTGGTTCCGACTGGCCGCTTCGATGATGGCGTTGTAGGGTTCTTCACTAACCAGTGTCACCTTGCCGTACTCAACTCCCGCCTCCTCGGCGATCTTTCCGGCTGCATCCAGAATGTCATTGGCGGTGCCGAGCATCTTTTCGCGAAACGTGGCGAAGGTATGCGTATCGAAGATGGCGCCCGTACCGTAGTACATCTTGGGAGCCGGTTGTACGGCACAGAAAAAGGTTATGCGCGATCCGATTTCCCTGGCGAATGAGACGGCGCGGTTGACTGCCTCCTGGGAGAGCGGCGAACCGTCGGTTGGAACAAGGATGTGCTTGAACATGGCGATCCTCCTTAATGCCCGCCGGCTGACGGGTCAACCACCCGGCTCGGCTTTGGTGCGATCCAGATAACTGAAGCTGCGATAAAGAAGGCGATGCCGATGGCCCACATCAATTGGTTGGTGGCCAGCATGACGCTTTGGCCGGTTATGATGTAGTCGATAACCTGATTCACCGCATCGCCGGGAGCGCCCGAGTTTTCGAGCATGGTTCTCACGCTTCGGTCACTGTCGGCGAGCCCCACCAGTTCGGCATGGTTGCGCGTAATCTGGTTGGCCCAGGTCGTGGTCACAATGGAGGTGGCAAAGGCACCGGACAGGGTACGCAGGAAGTTCATCAGACCCGCGGCGGAATCCATTTCGCGCTCTTCAACGCTCGCCAGGGCCAATCCGGTCGTCGGGATGAAAAAGAACGGGAGGCCGAATCCCAGAAACACCAGAGGGACGGCAATATTCCAGAAGGTCATGTCGGTAGTGGCCACGGTGCGCCACAGGGTGTCGATACCCAGCCAGATGACGCCGCCGAACACCAGTTTTCGGGCATCGATCCGAGTCGTCAACTGGGCCACCAGCGGAGCAACGAAAAACGCGGCAAGCCCGGTGCCGGCGGTGGCCAGGCCGGCCTGCGTGGCGGTGTACCCCATGAAATTCTGCAGCCAGAGCGGCGTAAGTACGCTGACCCCGAAGAAGGCGGCAAACGCCAGGCTGATGGTCAGCACAGAGGCGGTGAACCCGCGATGGCGGAATACCTTGAGGTCGACGACGGGATGCTCCTCATAAAGCTCCCAGATAATGAAGGCGGCAAAGGCGATGGCCGCAATAATGGCCAGGGCAACGATCTTGCCGGAGGCGAACCAGTCGAGGTTTTTCCCTTCATCAAGTATGAGCTGCAGTGCCGCGACCCAGATGACGAGCAGGACCAGGCCCACCCGGTCGATGGGGTTGCGGATCAGGGGTTCGCTGTAGCGCTTCAGCAATTGCCAGGCGAAGAATCCTCCAAGAAAAGCAATCGGCAGGTTGATGTAGAAAATCCATGACCAACTGTATTCATCGCAGAAATAACCGCCCAGAATAGGGCCGAGCACCGGTGCCACGAGGGTCGTCATCGACCATAACCCCAGGGCAGCGGCTGCTTTTTCCTTGGGGAAGATCCGCATCAGCAGGGTTTGTGACAACGGCATCAGCGGTCCGCCGGAAAAGCCTTGAAAGATGCGGGCGACCACCAGCAACCCCAGCGAGTTGGCCAGACCTGATACCAGGGAGAATATGCCGAAGAAGACCATCGCCCAGACGAAGACCCGTACCGCCCCGTAACGTGCCGACAACCAGCCGGTCAGCGGGACGGTAATGGCCTCGCCTACGGCGTATGAGGTAATGACCCAGGTGCCCTGGCTGACGGTCGCCCCCAGGCTGCCGGCGATGTTCGGCACCGCAACGTTGGCGATCGTCATGTTGAGAACAGCGATGAAGTTTGCTGCCGCGAGGATGATTGCCGCAAGCCAGAGCATGCCCCCGGAAAGCGGGGCATCATTTTCAGCGGCAGTGGTAGATGGTGAGGCTTGACTCATGCTGGCGTTCTCCACTTAGTTCCTGCCGCGGGTATCGATTTCGGCAGTCATGGACAGGCCGACCTTGAGCGGGTTCTTCAGCAGTTCTGCCGGATCGAGCTTGATGCGTACCGGCAGGCGCTGGACAACCTTGATCCAGTTGCCGGTGGCGTTCTGGGCCGGAATGGCGGAGAAGGCAGAGCCTGAGCCGCCCGAAAAGCCTTCGACGGTGCCGTGGTAGGCCACCGACTTGCCGTAAATGTCGGCATGGAGTGTGACCGGTTGGCCGATACGGACCTTTTTGAGCTGCACTTCCTTGAAGTTGGCGTCGACATGCATTTCCTGCACGGGCACCACGGAGAGCAAGGGGGTGCCGGCCTGGACACGTTGGCCGACCTGTACCTGCCGCTTGGCGATGATGCCGCCCAGCGGGGCCCGTATCACGGTCCGCTCCAGATCGACTGCCGCCTGGTCGCGGCGGGCACGGGCCAGTGCACTTCGGGGTTGGTGTCCACGGTCGTGCCGTCAATGAGTACGGCGTTGGCTTCGCGAGCGCTGATGGCGGTGCTGCGGTTTGCCCTGGCCTGGGCAATGGCGGCCCGAATGGCGTCCAGATTGGCCTTGGCAGCGGCAAAGGCATTTTGGGCACGGGTGAGTTCATCTCCGGATACCGAGCCCGATGTCGATAGTGTCGCGCGGCGTTTCAGGTCAATCTGTGCCCGTTCAAAATCCGCTTCAGCCGAACGGAGTTGGGCCGCAGCCCGTTCCTCATCGGCCTCCCGGGCCGTGATCTGGGCATGCAGGCTGCCGTCATTGGCCATAAACCCCTTGACGCGGCGAATCGCTCGCCCCAGGTCGGCGTCTGCCTGGGCAAGGGCGAGCCTGGCGTCGGTCTGGTCGATTCTGACCAGAATGTCACCTTTCCTGACCGTCTGGGTGTCGGTCACCAGCACCTCGCTGATGGTCCCGCCGACCGACGGAGTCACCTGGGCAACCTCGACCGCCGTGTAGGCGTTGTCGGTAGAGACGAAGTGCGAGCCGTACAAAAGCGCGTACGCCGTGGCACTTGCCGCCGAGATGACGACAACCGCGGCTAGGGCGATGAGCAGTTTCTTGCGGCGATTTGTTGCGGATACATCGGTGGGAATCGATTCGGCAGTTTCAGACATGTCGGCATCCTTCGCAGTGTTAGATTTTAGAGTGCTGGTATCCGCCGCCAAGGGCGCGCTGCAAGGCGACATCAAGGGCCAGTGCCCTGGATTTGAGTCCGGCGAGGATCCGTTGGCTGTTCAGCAGGACATCTTCCGCGTACAGGACTTCGATAACGTTGGCGAGTCCTCCCTCGTAGCGATTGCGAGCCACCCGATGTGCCTCGGCCGCTTCCGCCACAGCTTCGTCGCCTTTTTCCAACTGCCCGGCCAGCGCCTGATGCTGAGGGCGGCATTGGCAACGTCCTCCAGGGCGTGGGTCACCGTTGCGTTGTAATTGGCAACCATCTCGTCAGAGCGGCCGGCAGTGAAAATCGGCAGGGATACGGCAGGGCCGATCCCGCCGATATCCGATCCTGCCCTGGTCAGCATGTCCAGCCCCAACGACTGCACACCGATAAAGGCAACCAGGTTTACGTTGGGATAGAACTCGGCTTTCTTCTGATCGATACGGTGCATCTGCGCTTCGGTCACAAGACGCGCCATGGTCACGTCAGGGCGGCGTCCCACGAGGTTTGCCGCAAGTTCTGCCGGTAGTCCGAAACTGCTGTTGAGATTGACCGTTGGCGGGTGTATGGAACGTGCCCGGTCCGGACCGGCACCTGCCAGGGCAGCCAGGCGGTTACAGGTCAGGCCGATCTGCTCGTCAATGGAGAGCAGATCACCCTCTGCTCCGGCCAGCCGGGCTTTGGCCTCACTGACGCTCCCCCGGGTTTCCATGCCGTTGGTGAATCTCTCCGAGAAAAGTTCAACCGTTTTTTTGCGAATCTCCACCGTACGGACGGCGGTATCCCGTAACGCATAGAGCCCCGCCAGTTCGGAGTAATTCATGGCAATGGCCGCCGCGATGTTCAGCCGCACCAGGGCTGTCTCGGCGCGGCTCGCCTCCAGTTGCGATGTGGCCGCCGCCAACCCCGCACGGTTCTTGCCCCAGAAGTCGATCTCCCATTTCAGGTCGATCGTGCCCAGCCCGTAATCCTGCCAGCCGTCGGATGCTGCGGATCGGGGAATCAGGTGGTTGTAGCTGATCTTCTGTTCAGTCACCGACGCATTGGCGCTTACCTGCGGGATCAGGGCGGATCTGGATACCGTGACGTATGCTTCGGCCCGGCGCATGCGTGCCGCTGCTGCGGCCATGTCCGGCGAATCGCGCAGTGCCTCGTCAATCAATGTGACAAGCTGAGAATCGCCATACGACTGCCACCAGCGTTCTGCCGGCCAAGTGCCGGCGGGTGCTGAAAATGATGCTGTGGTCTCATAGTCGGAAGAAGATTTCATGCTGCCGAGCCGGCCGGTTTCCGGAAGCATGGCGCAGCCACAAAGGCTGGTCGCCACGAGGGCAGCGATTGTGATAACCAGCCGTTTTGGAGACGATGTGGACGGTAGGAATTCAGGGGTCATTCAATAAGCCCTCTCATACTCTCGATTATAAACTGTACTGTACGGTACAGTATTTTGGAGGGGAATGTCAAGCGGTGTAAACCTTCAGGCCTTCCCGACGAAATAATGGGGATAGCGAACCGCCTATCCCCATTATTTACGTGTGTCTGGCACCGATCGATCATCGATTCCGTGCCTCGAAAGGACTGCAGATGTCGGGTGCTCATGCGGATGAACCGACCAGTTTGTCATTCGATATGCGTTCGGAACTGATCGGCAGTTATCGCCATGGCCGTCTTCATGGCGGGGTGATTGCCACGGCGCGGATACGGTCGCCGGTTTTGTGCCGGCGGCGATTGCCGAAAAACATCCCCATGAGACGGTGGGGCAGATCGTGACGCGGTTCGGTCGCTTTGACACCATCGATTTGCGGGTGGATTACCTGCGTCAGGGGATCGGTCGCAGCTTCGGTGCCCGCACGACAGTCGGGCGTATCGCCTCGGTACAGATGGAGTTGAAAAACGACGCTGGCCAGTCGATACCCCCCGGCACCGGTTCTTACCTCCTGACCTGAACTGACCTTGACCATGCCGGCCGGGCTGACGGCAACCGGCTGCCGTCTTGTCCCGGGGCGAAAAATTGCCCGCGTCGCTCCCCGAGTCGTTAACCGTATGATATTATTCTAACGCTTGACGAATTCGTGCACCCCCCTGTCCGCATGATCCGCCACCTCCTTCGCACACCCGCCACGAAAGGAGATGCCCATGGAGTTCTTCGTCTGCCCCTGCCCGGAAACCGGCACCGTGATCCTCGACGGCGTAGACCAGGGCCCCAACAAGGACGACGCGGGGGTGCTGCAGGCCAAGCAGTGCAACCCGGGCCGCCACACCGTGACGCTCCGGTGCCCTGCGGGCAAGACCTGTGCCCCGCCCAAGGTGACCGTGGTGATCAGAAACACCGACCCGGTGGCGCCCCTGGAGGTGGCGTTCCAATGCGTGTGACGGGCAGAGGACTGAGGCTGTTCCTGGCCGGCGCGGCGCTCGTGGCGGGGGGCTGCGCCCATTATCCGGAGAATCCCCGGCTGACGACCGTTTCACCGGCAGCGGGCTACCGCTACAGCGTGGTCAGGCCCCAGCCCACGGCGGACAAGCCCTTTGTCCTGCTGGCGTTCTCGGGCGGCGGCACCCGCGCGGCGGCCTTTTCCTTTGGCCTGATGGAGGAGTTGAACAGGGTCGAGTACGCCGGCCGGGACGGGGCCGGGCACCGGCTCCTGGACGACGTGGAGATCATCTCGTCGGTTTCCGGCGGGAGTTTTACCTCGGCCTACTACGCGCTCTACCCGGACCGGTTCTTCGACGATTTTCCGGGTAGATTCCTCTACCGCGACATTCAGGGCGGGCTCGTGCGGCGCCTGTTCAACCCCTACAACTGGTGGCGCCTGGCCTCGCCGGATTTCAGCCGGATCGACATGGCGGAGGAGTATTACAACGACACGGTCTTCGGGGGCAAGACCTTCGCCGACTTGGCCGCCGCGCCCGGGAAGAGGGCGCCCTTCCTGGTACTGAACGCCACGGACATCAGCATCGTCCACCGGTTCGAGTTCACCCAGGACCAGTTCGACCTGCTCTGCTCGGACCTGGCCGGGGTCTCGGTCGCCCGGGCCGTGGCCGCCTCGTCCAATTTCCCGGTGGCCTTTGCCCCGCTCACCCTTACCATCCACAAGGAGCCGTGCGGCCCACTCCCCGAATGGATCGGGCTGGGCCTGGACCGGGAGAGCAACCCGAAGCGCCGCGTGGCCGACGCCATGGCCGCCCGGTCGTACCGCGAGCCCGACCGGCTCTACGCCCACCTCCTGGACGGCGGTCTGTCGGACAACCTGGGGCTCAGGGGGCCGTTCCAGGCGGTCACCACCACGGACAGCGCGTGGAGCATCCTCCGCTACGCCAACCTGAACCGGCTGGGGCGGCTCATGGTGATCGCGGCCAACGCCAAGACGACCAAGCAGCGGAGCTGGGACGCCGAGAGCGCGCCGCCGGGGATCGGCGCCGTCCTCGATGTGGCCCTGAACGGCCCCATGGACGACGTCTCCTTTGACAGCGTGGAGATGGTCGACGGCCATTTTCAGCAGATGCGCCAGCTGGCCCGGACAGTGGATTCCTGCAACCGGCGGCTGGGGCAGGAGTGCCCGTCGGCCCCGCCGATCCCGAACCCGATCGTGACCGAGTTCACCTTTGCCGAGCTGACCTTCGACGATATCCCGGACCCGCGCCTGCGCCTCTG of Geobacter anodireducens contains these proteins:
- the emrB gene encoding multidrug resistance protein B (multidrug MFS transporte; with EmrA is involved in resistance to hydrophobic antibiotics such as nalidixic acid), yielding MSQASPSTTAAENDAPLSGGMLWLAAIILAAANFIAVLNMTIANVAVPNIAGSLGATVSQGTWVITSYAVGEAITVPLTGWLSARYGAVRVFVWAMVFFGIFSLVSGLANSLGLLVVARIFQGFSGGPLMPLSQTLLMRIFPKEKAAAALGLWSMTTLVAPVLGPILGGYFCDEYSWSWIFYINLPIAFLGGFFAWQLLKRYSEPLIRNPIDRVGLVLLVIWVAALQLILDEGKNLDWFASGKIVALAIIAAIAFAAFIIWELYEEHPVVDLKVFRHRGFTASVLTISLAFAAFFGVSVLTPLWLQNFMGYTATQAGLATAGTGLAAFFVAPLVAQLTTRIDARKLVFGGVIWLGIDTLWRTVATTDMTFWNIAVPLVFLGFGLPFFFIPTTGLALASVEEREMDSAAGLMNFLRTLSGAFATSIVTTTWANQITRNHAELVGLADSDRSVRTMLENSGAPGDAVNQVIDYIITGQSVMLATNQLMWAIGIAFFIAASVIWIAPKPSRVVDPSAGGH
- a CDS encoding sulfate transporter, with protein sequence MFKHILVPTDGSPLSQEAVNRAVSFAREIGSRITFFCAVQPAPKMYYGTGAIFDTHTFATFREKMLGTANDILDAAGKIAEEAGVEYGKVTLVSEEPYNAIIEAASRNQCDLIFMASHGRRGVSGFLLGSETQKVLAYSTIPVLVHRSDRSL
- a CDS encoding integrase is translated as MSATISPATGKAYGVQRVCRAWEMPRSSFYSRQGRKTLPSVLLKRGPKTPLTDDEVLALIRTDLETSPFIGEGHRKVWGRLRFVKGIKVGRKRVLRLMRENNLLSPHRVVQGQTKKHDGKIITAAPNVMWGTDGTRIFTLEEGWCWLFSAVEHWNAECVGWHVTKNGDRFAALQPLFMGIKARFGSVGAAAARGLVLRMDHGSQYLSEHFQNQIKFWGIAPSFSFVAEPQTNGVTERFNRTLKEQVIYGRHYRTIEEVRTAVADFMDRYNRLWLVEKLGFRSPRQAFEEYQVKKAA